A genomic window from Gossypium hirsutum isolate 1008001.06 chromosome D12, Gossypium_hirsutum_v2.1, whole genome shotgun sequence includes:
- the LOC107946177 gene encoding cytochrome P450 CYP72A219, whose translation MAVLMSVVYGVAIAWTLKLLYAIWWKPKAIEKKLRKQGIHGYPYKLIYGNTTEMMELAKEKGSEPVEQPHDIVPRINPLLHDLATTHKKSFVVWYGTTPRVAIMEPNLIKEVLNNKTGDFPKPEINSFTQLFVTGLASYNGDKWAKHRKIVNPAFHVEKLKHMLPAFVVCTDEMISKWRKLVNFMGSSEVDMSVEFQNLTGDVISRAAFGSNFEEGRLIFLLQKEQERLFLQSQMNINFPLLRFLPTKVNKRMKHINREVGFLLTRIIEKREKFIRAGDHKDDLLGLLLKSNLNEVEVNKNSDGGMSMADVIEECKLFYFAGQETTTNLLTWTMIVLSMHNEWQERAREEVLQVFGNNKPDYDDLNRLKIVNMILLEVMRLYPSTSLIRCTKKETKLGDMSLPAGVQLFMPLHIVHRDKEQWGEDVMEFKPERFSEGMFKATKDKVSYFPFGWGPRICVGQNFAMLESKLAIAKILQNFSFQLSPTYTHAPHAAVTLQPRYGAQVILHKLGECA comes from the exons ATGGCGGTTTTGATGTCAGTGGTTTATGGTGTGGCAATCGCCTGGACTCTCAAACTATTGTATGCCATTTGGTGGAAACCTAAAGCGATAGAGAAGAAGCTAAGGAAACAGGGCATCCATGGCTACCCCTACAAGTTGATTTACGGGAACACCACGGAGATGATGGAGTTAGCTAAGGAAAAAGGGTCGGAACCTGTGGAGCAGCCGCACGACATCGTACCTCGTATCAATCCTTTGCTTCATGATCTCGCCACTACTCACA AAAAATCGTTCGTTGTTTGGTATGGAACAACTCCTCGAGTGGCAATCATGGAGCCAAATTTGATAAAAGAGGTTCTGAACAACAAAACTGGTGATTTCCCAAAGCCAGAAATAAATTCATTCACTCAGCTGTTCGTGACTGGTCTTGCCAGCTACAATGGAGATAAATGGGCCAAACACAGGAAAATCGTTAATCCTGCCTTCCATGTAGAGAAGTTGAAG CATATGTTGCCTGCATTTGTTGTCTGTACGGACGAAATGATTTCCAAATGGAGAAAGTTGGTGAACTTCATGGGGTCAAGCGAAGTGGATATGTCGGTTGAATTTCAAAACTTAACCGGGGATGTTATATCCAGAGCAGCTTTTGGCAGCAATTTTGAAGAAGGGAGGTTGATATTCCTTCTGCAAAAAGAACAAGAGCGGCTGTTTTTACAGTCCCAGATGAACATCAATTTCCCATTGTTAAG GTTTCTTCCAACCAAAGTAAACAAGAGAATGAAGCACATAAACAGAGAAGTGGGATTCTTATTGACTAGAATaatagaaaaaagagagaaatttaTAAGAGCAGGAGATCACAAGGACGATTTGCTGGGCTTGCTCCTCAAGTCTAATCTCAATGAAGTGGAAGTAAACAAGAATTCGGATGGAGGGATGAGCATGGCAGATGTGATTGAAGAGTGCAAGTTGTTTTACTTCGCTGGTCAGGAAACTACAACCAATTTGTTGACTTGGACCATGATTGTGTTGAGCATGCATAATGAGTGGCAGGAGAGAGCAAGGGAAGAGGTGCTTCAAGTTTTTGGGAACAATAAACCCGATTATGATGACTTGAATCGCTTGAAGATA GTAAACATGATACTGCTAGAAGTAATGAGACTATATCCGTCAACGTCCCTGATTCGATGCACGAAGAAAGAGACGAAGCTGGGAGATATGAGTCTTCCAGCAGGGGTGCAACTGTTCATGCCATTGCACATTGTGCATAGAGATAAAGAACAATGGGGAGAAGACGTGATGGAGTTCAAGCCAGAGAGATTTTCAGAAGGGATGTTTAAGGCAACGAAGGATAAAGTATCCTACTTCCCTTTCGGATGGGGCCCTAGAATATGCGTTGGACAAAACTTTGCGATGCTTGAATCCAAATTGGCCATCGCCAAAATCTTGCAGAACTTTTCATTTCAACTATCTCCAACTTATACTCACGCCCCACATGCTGCTGTCACACTTCAACCTCGTTATGGTGCTCAAGTCATATTACATAAACTAGGAGAATGTGCGTGA